A stretch of Synechococcus sp. MIT S9220 DNA encodes these proteins:
- a CDS encoding alpha/beta hydrolase, producing MKRFLATVIGLSAMAAPAFCAEQISFQLGEFERSIPIDELADYAAGKSPGTALADILRLFKPSEQQALRKALNQSAPVNAVMASNYLSTPLGRRTLQQLVKLINQPTDVAANALASALIEGAASNNSMGMIDVLQAYPLPTIPIDVRAVASLLRSLNQEFNLQNKLYSRLAELEGTPETGPDLLAAAKPGSIRFQQFHFSFKGRVVDNIKAGAYLPDSSTAQSKAPLVVLAPGLNTDMNALLYVGQTLASHGYVVASLDFPFTSADTMTAAIKGTGAIPPANAWYRQPITVSELIDQVEKRWGNRVDTQRVGVLGQSLGGYTVTALAGAKLDWPHLVRGCEQLNDPRTVVLNPAIVWQCKAPGRVVKQTSFRDPRVKVAVAVNPVTNPIFSSRSISHVEVPMLVIAGMNDVFAPPVSQQLSLFTSLRQPGSVLAVQEKGTHLSFLDATSNLPPVITGPDQSLARQELQGMAKLFFDRNLLADSGTVPLAPAGDGAFQSGGAPLSLLLRSSLTMQQLQQVEPGLKEVP from the coding sequence GTGAAGCGTTTTCTCGCCACGGTGATTGGCTTAAGTGCTATGGCTGCCCCGGCCTTTTGCGCTGAACAAATCAGCTTTCAGCTTGGTGAATTCGAGCGATCCATCCCGATCGACGAACTCGCCGACTACGCGGCTGGCAAGTCTCCTGGTACTGCGCTCGCCGATATTCTTCGTCTGTTTAAACCTTCAGAACAACAGGCACTCCGCAAGGCTCTCAATCAGTCGGCGCCGGTGAATGCCGTGATGGCATCAAACTATCTATCGACGCCTTTGGGCCGTCGAACGCTTCAACAGTTGGTGAAGCTGATCAATCAGCCCACAGACGTTGCAGCAAATGCCCTGGCCTCAGCATTGATCGAGGGAGCTGCCAGCAACAACAGCATGGGCATGATCGATGTGCTTCAGGCCTATCCATTGCCCACGATTCCTATTGACGTAAGGGCCGTCGCTTCGCTGCTGCGTTCCCTTAATCAGGAGTTCAATCTTCAGAACAAGTTGTATTCGCGTCTGGCTGAACTGGAAGGCACTCCAGAGACTGGTCCAGATCTTCTGGCAGCCGCGAAGCCAGGCAGCATCCGCTTTCAGCAGTTTCACTTCAGCTTTAAGGGCCGTGTTGTCGACAACATCAAAGCCGGCGCCTATCTGCCTGACTCGTCGACGGCTCAGAGCAAGGCTCCCCTGGTGGTGCTTGCGCCCGGACTGAACACCGACATGAATGCCCTTTTGTATGTGGGGCAGACCCTGGCCAGTCATGGATATGTGGTCGCTTCTCTCGACTTTCCCTTCACCAGCGCCGATACCATGACGGCAGCCATCAAGGGCACAGGAGCCATTCCTCCTGCGAACGCCTGGTATCGCCAGCCGATCACAGTCAGTGAATTGATCGATCAGGTGGAGAAGCGCTGGGGGAATCGGGTCGACACACAACGGGTTGGCGTACTCGGTCAGTCCCTTGGCGGTTATACGGTCACGGCGCTTGCTGGCGCCAAGCTGGACTGGCCCCATCTGGTTCGTGGTTGTGAGCAGCTGAATGATCCCCGCACAGTGGTTCTCAATCCGGCGATCGTCTGGCAGTGCAAAGCACCCGGTCGTGTGGTGAAACAGACAAGCTTTCGTGATCCCCGCGTCAAGGTTGCTGTGGCGGTGAATCCGGTGACCAATCCGATTTTCAGCAGTCGATCAATCTCCCATGTGGAGGTGCCGATGCTCGTGATCGCTGGCATGAATGACGTCTTTGCTCCGCCTGTCTCCCAGCAGCTCTCCCTGTTTACGAGCCTCCGCCAGCCAGGCTCGGTTCTGGCAGTTCAGGAGAAGGGCACCCATCTTTCCTTCTTGGATGCCACCTCAAACCTTCCACCAGTGATCACCGGCCCGGATCAGTCACTCGCCAGACAGGAGCTTCAGGGGATGGCCAAACTGTTCTTCGACAGGAATCTGCTTGCTGATTCAGGGACTGTTCCGCTCGCGCCTGCGGGTGATGGAGCATTCCAATCTGGTGGAGCACCTCTTTCTTTGCTGTTGCGATCCTCGTTAACCATGCAGCAACTTCAGCAGGTGGAGCCAGGCCTGAAGGAGGTTCCCTGA
- a CDS encoding LOG family protein, with protein sequence MDGSSMSSASSDSSFLSDDQDLIAQNLDQIIHSDTYKLAHHDLDLLNRSSMRGVRMLLEISKPELRLEEAGITSTIIVFGGARVQERSAAEACLAQSVDALNADPSSPLLQRKVDQARRLVELSGFYDSAREFAFLASKYGQQGDSSASCCSSHVIVTGGGPGIMEAANRGAFDAGCRSIGFNIDLPHEQYPNPYITPELCFKFNYFSLRKFHFVMRSVGAVLFPGGFGTLDELFEVLTLRQVGSKSAMPIILFGTDYWSRLIDFDFMADSGLIDDKDQQLFQFADTADQAWSMIRDQAQASS encoded by the coding sequence ATGGATGGTTCATCAATGTCTTCAGCATCAAGTGATTCCAGCTTTCTCAGTGATGATCAGGACTTGATTGCACAGAACCTTGATCAGATCATTCATTCGGACACCTACAAGCTGGCTCACCATGACCTTGACCTGCTGAATCGTTCGTCGATGCGCGGGGTCAGGATGCTTTTGGAGATTAGTAAGCCAGAGCTAAGGCTTGAGGAGGCTGGAATTACCTCGACCATCATCGTCTTCGGAGGTGCTCGCGTTCAAGAACGCTCAGCTGCAGAGGCGTGTCTGGCGCAATCAGTTGATGCACTGAATGCTGACCCAAGCTCCCCCTTGTTACAACGCAAAGTGGATCAAGCCCGAAGACTTGTAGAGCTTTCAGGTTTCTACGATTCAGCACGTGAATTTGCTTTTTTGGCTTCCAAATATGGCCAACAAGGTGATAGCTCCGCTTCTTGCTGCTCGAGCCATGTGATCGTGACTGGTGGCGGTCCTGGGATTATGGAAGCTGCCAACCGTGGAGCTTTTGACGCTGGCTGCCGTTCGATCGGTTTCAATATTGATCTTCCCCATGAGCAATATCCAAATCCTTACATCACTCCAGAGTTGTGTTTTAAATTCAACTACTTTTCACTGCGTAAGTTCCATTTTGTGATGCGCTCTGTTGGTGCAGTGTTGTTTCCAGGCGGTTTTGGCACGTTGGATGAGCTTTTTGAAGTTCTGACACTCCGACAAGTTGGGTCTAAAAGTGCGATGCCGATCATTCTTTTCGGCACTGATTACTGGTCACGATTGATTGATTTTGACTTCATGGCCGACTCGGGTCTGATTGATGATAAGGATCAGCAATTATTCCAGTTTGCTGATACAGCTGACCAGGCTTGGAGCATGATTCGTGATCAAGCTCAAGCGTCCTCCTGA
- a CDS encoding nucleoside deaminase → MAAKHDEALMREAIREMRAAGLDNKTGGPFGAVIAKNGEVVASAGNSVIRDLDPSAHAEVNAIRAACKQLGTWDLSGCVMYTSCECCPMCYAAAYWAGIRNVFYAASWSDYNDLFSDEAINQDMQKPKEQREIKLTQILKCEACEVWDEFRKLPNGARY, encoded by the coding sequence ATGGCAGCAAAACACGATGAAGCCTTGATGCGTGAAGCCATCCGTGAAATGCGCGCTGCCGGATTGGACAACAAAACGGGGGGACCATTTGGAGCTGTTATTGCAAAGAACGGCGAGGTTGTAGCCTCGGCCGGGAACAGCGTGATCAGAGATCTTGACCCGAGCGCCCATGCTGAGGTGAACGCAATCCGAGCTGCCTGCAAACAACTGGGAACCTGGGATCTGTCTGGCTGTGTGATGTACACCAGCTGTGAATGCTGTCCGATGTGTTACGCCGCGGCTTACTGGGCTGGCATTCGCAACGTGTTCTACGCGGCGTCCTGGTCGGACTACAACGATCTGTTTTCCGATGAAGCCATCAATCAGGACATGCAGAAACCAAAGGAACAGCGTGAGATCAAACTCACCCAGATCCTCAAATGCGAGGCGTGCGAAGTATGGGATGAATTCCGCAAACTGCCCAACGGGGCTCGCTATTAA
- a CDS encoding saccharopine dehydrogenase family protein: MGSSSTVDVLVVGGSGRVGASTVRWLHRLSCRCCASAPLRVAIGGRSRAHFEAVRNRLDLPELVFRPVDLEAERNSLVAVVRGAKLVVHTAGPFQGRTQPDLLRACIEAGVPYCDVCDEYSLSRHAKDLSGEAAAAGIPAVVSCGIWPGVSALMAAEAVQQLGGPASCERIELSFFTAGTGGAGPTIVSATFLLLATKVLTYRDGRLTPKEPWTERRLVDFGDGVGRHACYLLDNPDVPTTVEALAVANCASRFGTAPAVWNSLFAAMKLLPSDWLLNRAAMQGLAAVSMPVIRLVDKLVGATNAMRVDGFSNADVRSGFPEKVTLRCVHADLEDCVGQATAAFAMELLRGRSGQTSAEQTIPAGVWYPAELQAMARNNILEVARENALIWEI, encoded by the coding sequence ATGGGGTCGTCATCGACGGTTGATGTACTCGTCGTCGGAGGCAGTGGGCGCGTCGGCGCCTCAACAGTGCGTTGGCTCCATCGCCTCTCCTGCCGTTGCTGCGCGAGTGCGCCACTCAGAGTTGCGATTGGCGGTCGCAGCAGGGCCCATTTTGAGGCTGTGCGCAATCGCCTCGATCTCCCAGAGCTCGTCTTCAGGCCGGTGGATCTTGAGGCTGAGAGGAACTCGCTCGTCGCCGTGGTGCGTGGAGCAAAGCTGGTGGTGCATACGGCCGGACCATTCCAGGGGCGGACGCAACCTGATCTGCTCCGTGCCTGCATCGAAGCAGGAGTGCCCTATTGCGATGTCTGCGATGAGTACAGCCTCAGTCGCCATGCCAAGGACCTCTCGGGAGAGGCCGCGGCGGCTGGGATTCCTGCCGTGGTGTCGTGTGGAATCTGGCCTGGCGTCAGTGCACTCATGGCGGCGGAGGCGGTGCAACAGCTTGGGGGGCCGGCGAGCTGTGAACGCATTGAGCTGAGCTTTTTCACAGCTGGAACCGGTGGTGCCGGTCCCACCATCGTGAGTGCCACCTTTCTGCTGCTGGCCACCAAAGTGCTGACCTATCGAGATGGCAGGCTCACGCCCAAAGAGCCATGGACCGAGCGTCGGCTCGTTGACTTTGGTGATGGTGTGGGCAGGCACGCCTGCTATTTGCTCGACAACCCCGATGTACCCACGACCGTTGAAGCATTGGCTGTTGCCAACTGCGCTTCTCGCTTCGGCACCGCGCCGGCTGTCTGGAACAGTCTGTTTGCCGCTATGAAACTGTTGCCGAGCGATTGGCTGCTCAATCGCGCTGCGATGCAGGGCTTGGCAGCGGTCTCGATGCCTGTGATCAGATTGGTCGACAAGCTTGTCGGAGCCACCAATGCCATGCGTGTTGATGGCTTCAGCAACGCTGATGTCAGATCAGGTTTCCCTGAAAAGGTCACGCTGCGCTGTGTGCATGCAGATCTCGAAGATTGCGTGGGTCAGGCCACAGCAGCCTTCGCGATGGAGCTGCTGCGAGGGCGTTCAGGCCAAACGTCTGCAGAGCAGACCATTCCCGCAGGTGTCTGGTATCCGGCCGAGCTGCAGGCAATGGCACGCAACAACATCCTTGAGGTGGCGCGTGAAAACGCTCTGATCTGGGAGATCTGA
- a CDS encoding efflux RND transporter permease subunit, which yields MFNNLLNDILRWSIARRWLVLISSVLISLLGVVNVLQMPLDVFPPFAPPQVEIQTVAPGLAPEQVEHQISEPIESAVNGLGGVDLVRSASKPGLSMVQVVFRDSASLDRARLAVSERLQQVRMQLPESAEAPEISPLLSPLGTILQYAFTLPESASPEQALQLRSVVQRTYEHPLLAIPGVAQVTIYGGDHPQTQLQLDLKALQDQDVALNELVEAAGNAQFNGRGGVQISGGQERLVLSDHAISDNDDITRSVVRAGDGRAIPLGSLAEVRSGAALRRGEASLNGQPAVVLMINKQPDVDTPQLTRTVEDSMRRLQSSLPADVSVTQTFRQAKFIEIAIRNVSESLLLGVVIVAVVLLLFLMNWRTALIALSAIPLSLLVGLLLMRGLGLQLNTMTLGGLVVAIGSVVDDAIVDMENCYRGLRSNRLQDKPLNPLEVVFNTSVEVRQPVLFSTLIIVVVFAPVFTLSGVEGRVFMPMGIAYVLSIVASTAVALTLSPALCALLLSRAPLPAAASWVESRVQRLYKPLLEGVLKSPRRVLVLAVSVVIATLLILPSLGRVFLPEFREQSLVNSMVLYPGVSLEMTSRAGRLLSQQLQSSDDVEWVQVRAGRAPGDADGAGVNIGHVDLELSDQAMRDRPAAIARIREEFVGLPGVAPNVGGFISHRMDEVLSGVRSAIAIKIAGPDLVELRDLGEQVRDVVGEVSGVVDLQLEPQLPVPQIQLRIDREAALQEGVSVAALARAAEVALHGTTVGQAESSGVAAPLVVTLPTEQQGDLQSLQELPIRTVSGALKPLGDFMTFDQTTGPNEVNREDVSRRIVVSANVAGRPLGPVVNDIRRRVDQSVKLPSGYTLRYGGQFESEQRATRSLVLYSLLAAAVIAAVMVVAVRSLPATVAILLNLPLALVGGLVAVLLSGSVLSVASLIGFITLFGVAVRNGLLLVDNYNRRHQRGESLKELIRAGTLDRLNAILMTALTSSLGMLPLALAFGAGNEILQPLAIVVLGGLITSTLLTLVVIPALYARFGSRLLADVRR from the coding sequence ATGTTCAACAATCTGCTGAACGACATTCTGCGCTGGTCGATTGCCCGCAGATGGCTTGTGCTGATCAGCTCCGTGCTGATCAGCCTTCTCGGCGTGGTCAATGTGCTGCAGATGCCGTTGGATGTGTTTCCGCCATTTGCACCACCACAGGTTGAAATTCAGACCGTTGCGCCCGGTCTGGCTCCTGAGCAGGTCGAGCATCAGATCAGTGAGCCGATCGAGTCGGCAGTCAATGGCCTTGGGGGGGTGGATCTGGTGCGATCCGCCTCCAAGCCTGGTCTGTCGATGGTGCAGGTGGTGTTTCGTGATTCGGCCAGCTTGGATCGTGCCCGGCTGGCTGTGTCGGAACGCTTGCAGCAAGTGCGGATGCAACTTCCTGAGTCGGCGGAGGCCCCGGAAATTTCGCCGTTGCTCTCTCCTCTGGGAACGATTCTTCAATACGCGTTCACGCTTCCGGAGAGCGCCTCCCCCGAGCAGGCTTTGCAGCTGCGCAGCGTTGTGCAGCGCACCTACGAACATCCACTGCTCGCCATTCCCGGTGTGGCGCAGGTCACGATCTATGGGGGTGACCATCCGCAGACCCAGTTGCAGCTTGATCTCAAGGCTCTGCAGGATCAGGATGTCGCCTTGAATGAGCTGGTTGAAGCAGCTGGCAACGCTCAATTCAATGGCCGGGGCGGGGTGCAGATTTCTGGTGGTCAGGAGCGTCTGGTCCTTAGCGACCATGCCATCAGCGACAACGACGACATCACACGGTCCGTGGTGCGTGCGGGTGATGGTCGTGCCATTCCGCTCGGCTCGCTTGCAGAGGTGAGATCTGGAGCTGCGCTGCGGCGCGGCGAGGCCAGCCTGAATGGACAACCGGCTGTTGTGTTGATGATCAACAAGCAGCCTGATGTTGATACGCCTCAGCTGACACGCACTGTTGAAGACAGCATGCGACGGCTTCAGTCGTCACTTCCTGCGGATGTCTCGGTGACTCAGACGTTCCGTCAGGCGAAGTTCATTGAAATCGCCATCCGCAACGTCAGTGAATCTCTCCTACTTGGCGTGGTGATCGTTGCTGTTGTGCTGCTGCTGTTTTTGATGAACTGGCGCACGGCCTTGATTGCCCTCAGTGCCATTCCTCTGTCGCTGCTTGTTGGACTGTTGTTGATGCGTGGGCTCGGCTTGCAACTCAACACCATGACCCTCGGGGGACTGGTGGTGGCGATCGGTTCCGTTGTCGACGATGCCATCGTCGATATGGAAAATTGCTACCGGGGTCTGCGCAGCAATCGGCTTCAGGACAAGCCGTTGAATCCCCTTGAGGTGGTGTTCAACACCTCGGTTGAAGTGCGACAGCCGGTGCTGTTTTCCACCTTGATCATCGTTGTGGTGTTTGCACCGGTCTTCACGCTCAGTGGTGTGGAGGGGCGCGTTTTCATGCCGATGGGGATCGCCTATGTGCTGTCGATCGTTGCCTCGACAGCCGTCGCGCTCACCTTGTCACCGGCACTCTGCGCCTTGCTGCTGAGTCGTGCACCCCTGCCGGCTGCCGCGTCATGGGTGGAATCCCGTGTTCAGCGTCTCTACAAACCTCTGCTCGAGGGTGTTCTGAAATCTCCTCGCCGGGTGCTTGTGCTGGCCGTGTCTGTGGTGATCGCCACCCTGTTGATTCTTCCCAGTCTCGGCCGGGTGTTCTTGCCTGAGTTCCGGGAGCAGTCACTGGTCAACTCGATGGTGCTTTACCCCGGTGTCTCGCTCGAGATGACCAGCCGAGCGGGTCGACTTCTCTCCCAACAGCTCCAGTCCAGTGACGATGTGGAGTGGGTGCAGGTGAGAGCCGGCCGGGCGCCGGGTGATGCTGATGGCGCCGGAGTGAACATCGGCCATGTGGATCTGGAGTTGAGTGATCAGGCGATGCGAGACCGTCCTGCTGCGATCGCGCGCATCCGTGAGGAGTTTGTTGGCCTGCCGGGTGTGGCACCCAACGTCGGTGGATTCATCTCCCACCGGATGGATGAGGTGCTGTCGGGTGTACGCAGTGCCATCGCGATCAAGATCGCCGGTCCTGATCTGGTGGAACTGCGTGATCTCGGAGAGCAGGTCCGCGATGTGGTGGGCGAGGTTTCCGGTGTGGTTGATCTGCAGCTGGAGCCGCAGTTGCCAGTGCCTCAGATCCAACTGCGCATTGATCGCGAGGCGGCGCTGCAGGAAGGCGTGAGCGTCGCCGCACTGGCGCGAGCCGCTGAGGTGGCCCTGCATGGCACGACCGTTGGCCAAGCGGAATCCTCCGGCGTTGCGGCCCCACTGGTCGTGACGCTTCCCACTGAGCAGCAGGGCGACCTGCAGTCGCTGCAAGAGCTTCCGATCCGAACGGTATCAGGGGCCTTGAAGCCACTCGGTGATTTCATGACCTTCGACCAGACGACGGGCCCCAATGAGGTCAACCGTGAGGATGTCTCCAGGCGGATCGTCGTCTCGGCCAATGTCGCCGGTCGCCCCCTTGGGCCGGTGGTGAATGACATTCGTCGCCGTGTAGATCAGTCGGTGAAACTGCCCTCTGGCTACACGCTGCGCTATGGCGGACAGTTTGAGTCTGAACAGCGTGCCACCCGTTCTCTGGTGCTCTACAGCCTGCTTGCCGCTGCGGTGATCGCGGCAGTGATGGTGGTGGCTGTCCGTTCTCTGCCCGCGACGGTTGCCATCCTGCTCAATCTTCCGCTGGCTCTGGTTGGAGGCCTTGTTGCCGTTCTGCTAAGTGGCAGCGTGCTCTCCGTGGCATCGCTGATCGGGTTCATCACCCTGTTCGGTGTGGCAGTGCGAAATGGGCTGCTGCTCGTTGACAACTACAACCGACGCCACCAGAGGGGCGAGAGCCTCAAGGAGTTGATCCGAGCCGGCACCTTGGACCGTCTTAACGCAATCCTGATGACTGCCCTCACCTCATCGCTGGGGATGCTGCCACTGGCTCTGGCCTTCGGGGCCGGTAACGAGATTCTGCAGCCGTTAGCGATCGTGGTGCTGGGTGGCCTGATCACTTCGACCCTGCTCACGCTGGTGGTGATTCCTGCTCTTTATGCACGGTTCGGATCCAGGTTGCTTGCTGATGTCAGGCGCTGA
- a CDS encoding efflux RND transporter periplasmic adaptor subunit: protein MRALTFTCIAAMAGIGGFYQAPVLAHAGHGDEFVQTGSVGQVKANPTRDQMLGIVSEKPKKEANGQLSVPNVAIVKAYGQPYVFVFSGTTYDPVVIKPGSVSVNRTVVLDGVTADEQIVVSGALSIFAESQKNKR, encoded by the coding sequence ATGCGCGCTCTCACTTTCACGTGTATCGCCGCCATGGCCGGTATCGGTGGTTTCTATCAAGCTCCAGTGTTGGCTCATGCCGGCCATGGCGATGAGTTTGTCCAGACCGGTTCCGTGGGCCAGGTGAAGGCCAACCCCACCCGCGATCAGATGCTCGGGATCGTCTCTGAAAAGCCCAAAAAGGAGGCCAATGGTCAGTTGAGCGTACCGAACGTTGCCATCGTCAAGGCCTACGGACAGCCCTACGTCTTCGTCTTCAGCGGAACCACCTACGACCCTGTTGTGATCAAACCGGGCTCTGTTTCTGTGAATCGCACGGTGGTTCTCGACGGTGTGACAGCAGACGAGCAGATTGTCGTCTCTGGTGCGTTGTCGATCTTCGCTGAGTCGCAGAAGAACAAGCGCTGA
- a CDS encoding DUF3721 domain-containing protein, producing the protein MSGLAMPKPALAHSKGLYATEAEARERAEQIGCKAVHENNGRWMPCADERELHQQLRQQ; encoded by the coding sequence ATGTCTGGCCTGGCGATGCCTAAGCCTGCATTGGCTCACAGCAAAGGCCTCTACGCAACAGAAGCCGAAGCACGTGAACGCGCTGAACAGATCGGCTGCAAGGCTGTTCATGAAAACAACGGTCGCTGGATGCCCTGCGCAGATGAGCGTGAATTGCATCAACAACTGCGTCAGCAATGA
- a CDS encoding phosphatase PAP2 family protein: MSRFAYSCAAIGLIAGISVAGLPAGAQTPTYCEPDVGSPTNLKTIKHGLLEGYLAPDAVPDSLKLLPAHPMKGSMAYDLDVANAESTFPLQGGPRWEVAAIDANLHFPEAAAIYSCALGVPITEEGTPRLYTLLRRTLTDAGLATYKAKNNYQRPRPFMVNGKPICTPDEETLLRGDGSYPSGHTAAGWAWALVLSELAPERRDAILARGIEYGKSRYICNVHWLSDVQASQIIASGTVAQLQNDPVFRADLRAARAEVQAMRRQGLSPNGDCDLERRAFQP; this comes from the coding sequence ATGAGTCGATTCGCTTACAGCTGCGCTGCGATCGGGTTGATTGCAGGCATCAGCGTTGCAGGCCTGCCAGCAGGAGCACAGACACCGACTTACTGCGAACCTGATGTTGGTTCACCGACGAATCTCAAGACCATCAAGCATGGGCTGCTCGAGGGCTATCTGGCGCCCGATGCCGTGCCCGATTCGCTGAAGCTTCTGCCGGCGCATCCCATGAAGGGGTCCATGGCCTACGACCTGGATGTGGCCAATGCCGAATCAACCTTCCCGCTCCAGGGAGGCCCACGCTGGGAAGTGGCAGCGATTGATGCCAATCTGCATTTCCCTGAGGCCGCAGCGATCTACTCCTGCGCTCTGGGCGTGCCGATCACCGAGGAAGGAACACCAAGGCTTTACACCCTGCTGCGACGCACACTGACCGACGCCGGTCTTGCGACCTACAAAGCCAAAAACAACTATCAACGCCCCAGGCCGTTCATGGTCAACGGCAAGCCAATCTGCACGCCCGACGAGGAAACCCTGCTGAGAGGCGATGGCTCCTACCCATCCGGCCACACCGCTGCCGGATGGGCATGGGCACTGGTTCTCAGTGAGCTCGCACCGGAACGTCGCGATGCAATCCTGGCCAGAGGCATTGAGTACGGGAAGAGCCGCTACATCTGCAACGTGCACTGGCTGAGTGATGTGCAAGCCAGCCAGATCATCGCCTCAGGCACCGTTGCTCAATTGCAGAACGATCCGGTCTTCCGCGCTGATCTGCGAGCCGCAAGAGCGGAAGTCCAGGCCATGCGCCGTCAAGGCCTGTCCCCTAACGGAGACTGCGACCTCGAACGAAGAGCCTTTCAACCCTGA
- a CDS encoding alpha/beta fold hydrolase: MHEVEYLDVTMNLRSRIGGVPENLHVNLNGRDVRVTLERRGPENGDLWLLLPALSTVSSRGEWHDFADAMGEPCQLVSFDWPGFGDSERPAMAYNAKTLREALTGILQHLQGADLNKINVVAAGHSAPIALGLAEQCSRQWAQIVVVAPTFRGPLPTMTGRAGQSFNWVRRLVELPLIGPLLYRLNTSRAILKLMLRRHVWVNRNLLTPQRLREQQQISRQPGARFASVAFVSGGLDAASDSRWWLAQVQNLHCPLHVVLANEAPPRSKQEMLTLADKADRVSDIDGRLGLHEEFGQELAQSVSAN, translated from the coding sequence ATGCACGAAGTCGAATACCTCGACGTCACCATGAACCTTCGTTCCCGAATCGGTGGTGTACCCGAAAATCTCCACGTCAACCTGAATGGCCGCGACGTTCGCGTCACGCTGGAACGTCGCGGTCCAGAGAACGGCGACCTCTGGCTGCTGCTACCAGCCTTGAGCACCGTGTCGAGCCGGGGCGAGTGGCATGACTTTGCTGATGCCATGGGTGAACCATGTCAGCTGGTGAGCTTCGATTGGCCGGGATTTGGAGATAGCGAACGTCCAGCAATGGCGTACAACGCCAAGACCCTGCGTGAGGCTTTAACCGGCATTCTTCAACACCTTCAAGGTGCTGATCTGAACAAAATCAATGTTGTGGCGGCGGGCCACAGTGCTCCCATCGCTCTCGGCCTCGCCGAGCAATGCTCACGGCAATGGGCACAGATCGTGGTGGTTGCACCCACGTTCCGAGGTCCGCTTCCAACCATGACAGGACGAGCAGGGCAGAGCTTCAACTGGGTCAGACGGCTGGTGGAACTGCCACTGATCGGACCGCTTCTCTATCGACTCAACACCAGTCGAGCGATCCTGAAACTGATGCTTCGTCGCCATGTCTGGGTCAATCGCAACCTGCTAACGCCTCAACGCCTGCGTGAGCAGCAACAGATCAGTCGGCAGCCGGGAGCTCGTTTTGCGAGCGTGGCGTTCGTGAGCGGTGGTTTGGATGCGGCCTCCGACTCCCGCTGGTGGCTGGCACAGGTTCAGAACTTGCACTGCCCTCTGCATGTAGTGCTAGCCAACGAAGCACCACCTCGCTCGAAGCAGGAGATGTTGACGCTGGCAGATAA